One part of the Cyclobacteriaceae bacterium genome encodes these proteins:
- a CDS encoding ribosome maturation factor RimP, with product MAIKDKSYTFASKYDQLDEGTQKSPLCFIGFMDLVERIKELAAVHLKDESQFLVEVVASLKKKPFKLIVIVDGDNGVTIDDCAELSRALSAALDEENLFNDPYMLEVSTPGLDHPLKLTRQYQKNVGRTVKVKTKTLVLQGKLVAVTPQEITVEVTSGTGKKKEVKEVTIPFSDIEKTFVMVSFK from the coding sequence TTGGCGATCAAGGATAAATCCTATACATTTGCATCGAAATATGATCAACTAGACGAGGGGACACAAAAGTCCCCTCTTTGTTTTATCGGTTTTATGGATTTAGTGGAGCGCATAAAAGAACTGGCCGCGGTACATCTTAAGGATGAATCCCAGTTTTTGGTAGAGGTGGTTGCGTCCCTTAAAAAGAAGCCTTTTAAGTTGATCGTGATTGTTGATGGTGACAACGGTGTAACCATTGATGATTGTGCGGAGCTGAGCCGTGCCCTTTCGGCTGCGTTGGACGAGGAGAACTTGTTCAACGACCCGTACATGCTTGAGGTGTCAACACCAGGATTGGATCACCCACTGAAACTGACGCGGCAGTACCAGAAAAACGTAGGGCGCACGGTTAAGGTGAAAACAAAGACCCTTGTTTTACAAGGTAAGCTGGTAGCGGTAACCCCACAGGAAATAACAGTAGAGGTTACCAGCGGCACAGGGAAAAAGAAAGAAGTTAAGGAAGTAACCATTCCTTTTTCTGATATAGAAAAAACATTTGTAATGGTATCATTTAAATAA
- the nusA gene encoding transcription termination/antitermination protein NusA, which translates to MTTNDTAAGLIESFAEFAKQKNIDRPTMIRILEDVFRNMIRKKYETDDNFDIIINADKGDLEIWRFREIVDDDSEDIWDHDKISYSEAIKIEPDFEVGEEVAEQIYLEDFGRRAVTTARQTLIQKVKDLEKDILFQKYKDLVGEIITGEVYQILSKEVLLIDAEGNEISIPRSEQIQKDRYRKGENVRAIVHKVEMVNGNPKIILSRTSPVFLERLFEQEVPEVYDGLITIKKVVREPGERAKVAVESYDDRIDPVGACVGMKGSRIHAIVRELQNENIDVINFTENLELYVQRALSPAKISSIKVDKDNSRISVYLKPDQVSLAIGKGGLNIKLASRLVGYEIDVFRELDGQTEEDVDLDEFSDEIEGWIIDELKRIGLDTAKSVLTLSKEELVRRTDLEEETIEHVHNILRKEFE; encoded by the coding sequence ATGACAACGAATGACACAGCTGCAGGCCTCATAGAATCGTTTGCAGAATTTGCGAAGCAGAAAAACATCGATCGGCCTACGATGATCCGTATCCTGGAAGATGTATTCCGGAATATGATCCGTAAAAAGTATGAAACGGACGACAACTTCGACATCATTATCAATGCCGACAAGGGTGACCTCGAAATCTGGCGCTTCCGCGAAATTGTCGATGATGATTCGGAAGACATTTGGGACCACGACAAGATCAGCTACTCGGAAGCAATCAAGATTGAACCAGATTTTGAAGTAGGCGAAGAAGTAGCCGAGCAGATTTACCTTGAAGATTTTGGCCGCAGGGCAGTGACTACGGCACGGCAAACGCTTATCCAAAAAGTAAAAGACCTGGAGAAAGATATTCTATTCCAGAAGTACAAAGACCTGGTGGGCGAAATAATCACGGGAGAGGTTTATCAAATACTGAGCAAAGAAGTTCTCTTGATCGATGCAGAAGGGAATGAAATCTCCATTCCACGAAGCGAACAAATCCAGAAGGACAGGTACCGCAAAGGTGAAAACGTGCGTGCCATTGTACACAAAGTTGAAATGGTAAACGGCAACCCGAAAATTATTTTATCGCGTACGTCACCCGTGTTTTTAGAACGCCTGTTCGAACAAGAAGTACCCGAAGTATACGATGGATTAATTACCATTAAGAAAGTTGTTCGTGAACCGGGCGAGCGTGCCAAGGTTGCGGTTGAATCGTATGATGATCGTATCGATCCTGTGGGCGCTTGTGTGGGCATGAAAGGATCACGCATTCATGCCATTGTGCGCGAGTTGCAGAACGAGAATATTGATGTAATCAACTTCACGGAAAACTTGGAGTTATACGTTCAGCGTGCCTTAAGCCCGGCAAAAATTTCCAGCATAAAAGTCGATAAGGACAATAGCCGGATTTCGGTTTACCTGAAACCCGACCAGGTATCGTTGGCCATTGGAAAAGGCGGACTAAACATTAAGTTGGCAAGCCGTCTGGTGGGGTATGAAATTGATGTGTTCCGTGAACTGGATGGACAAACCGAAGAAGATGTTGACCTGGACGAATTCTCCGATGAGATTGAAGGCTGGATTATTGATGAGTTGAAGCGCATCGGTTTGGATACAGCGAAAAGTGTGTTGACTTTATCGAAGGAAGAATTGGTAAGGAGAACAGACCTGGAAGAAGAAACCATTGAGCACGTGCACAATATTCTTCGTAAGGAGTTTGAATAA